In Thermotomaculum hydrothermale, a single genomic region encodes these proteins:
- a CDS encoding IS256 family transposase, which yields MSDLIFTQFKEFFKKMLQEMLLEERERYLKEARGQTRANGYYKRTPKSFLGEIELQIPRTRDSQFKVKWLPQRKRVMFFLEDIVEAMFIAGVSTRKTAGVIKNLIGANISAQYVSRISEISEEVIEKWKNSRLTKTYPVLYIDATYISLKRDSVAKEAVYAVLGLSEDGKREILGYFLPGGNEKASLWQEIFRDLKERGLKGVKLIISDDLTGLSEAIKEEFPETMHQLCWFHLKRNIKNRVRKHHFEKIKEELDEIMKCESREEGKTKLLAFIEKWKKIYRFLKNIKAKVDNYTFFLLAPDEIRSYFRTTNWMERCFKELKDYIRIRGFFQNEQSAEKFLYIFFTDKNEKYQSRSLRYSSSFNRFFSSLSREASHA from the coding sequence ATGAGTGATTTAATTTTCACTCAATTTAAAGAATTTTTCAAGAAAATGTTGCAGGAAATGTTGTTGGAAGAGAGGGAAAGATACTTAAAAGAAGCAAGAGGCCAAACAAGGGCAAACGGTTATTATAAGCGAACGCCTAAAAGCTTTTTAGGAGAGATTGAATTGCAAATTCCAAGAACAAGAGACAGTCAGTTTAAGGTTAAATGGCTTCCCCAGAGAAAAAGGGTAATGTTTTTTCTTGAAGATATTGTGGAGGCAATGTTTATAGCAGGAGTATCCACAAGAAAGACAGCAGGGGTAATTAAAAATCTCATAGGGGCTAACATATCCGCTCAATATGTAAGCAGGATAAGTGAAATATCTGAAGAAGTAATTGAAAAATGGAAAAACAGCAGATTAACAAAAACATACCCCGTGCTATACATAGACGCAACATACATTTCATTAAAAAGAGACAGTGTGGCAAAAGAGGCAGTATATGCAGTATTGGGCCTGTCTGAAGACGGTAAAAGAGAAATTTTAGGATACTTTCTTCCTGGAGGAAACGAAAAAGCATCCCTCTGGCAGGAAATATTCAGGGATTTAAAAGAAAGAGGCTTAAAAGGAGTAAAACTGATTATAAGTGATGATTTAACAGGTTTATCTGAAGCGATAAAAGAAGAATTTCCTGAGACTATGCACCAACTTTGTTGGTTTCACCTGAAAAGAAACATAAAAAACAGAGTAAGAAAACATCATTTTGAGAAAATAAAAGAAGAATTAGACGAGATAATGAAATGCGAAAGCAGGGAAGAAGGGAAAACCAAACTTCTTGCATTTATTGAAAAATGGAAAAAGATATACAGGTTTTTAAAAAACATTAAGGCAAAAGTTGATAACTATACATTCTTTCTCCTTGCCCCTGATGAGATAAGAAGTTACTTCAGAACAACAAACTGGATGGAAAGGTGTTTTAAAGAGTTAAAAGATTACATACGAATACGAGGATTTTTTCAAAATGAACAAAGTGCAGAGAAGTTTCTTTACATTTTCTTCACAGACAAGAATGAGAAGTATCAATCAAGGAGTTTAAGGTATTCTTCTTCTTTTAATCGCTTTTTTTCTTCTCTTTCCCGGGAGGCTTCCCATGCCTGA
- a CDS encoding OsmC family protein, whose amino-acid sequence MDMEIVFPGVGKRVDVKYRGFLIKTDQPVFAGGNGEAPAPFDYFLASIGACAGIYVLSFCEQRGLDYKNIKLVQKHEFDPKKRMISKITIEIQLPEDFPEKYKKALIHAANLCAVKQHMFDPPEFDIQTKTVPSE is encoded by the coding sequence ATGGATATGGAAATTGTATTTCCCGGAGTTGGAAAAAGGGTTGATGTAAAATACAGGGGATTTTTAATAAAAACAGACCAGCCTGTGTTTGCGGGGGGAAACGGGGAAGCGCCTGCCCCATTTGATTACTTCCTTGCATCAATAGGCGCATGCGCAGGGATATATGTACTTTCTTTCTGCGAACAGAGGGGGCTTGACTATAAAAATATAAAACTTGTTCAAAAACACGAATTTGACCCGAAAAAGAGAATGATATCAAAGATTACAATTGAAATTCAACTGCCTGAAGACTTTCCTGAAAAGTACAAAAAAGCCCTGATTCACGCGGCAAACCTATGCGCTGTAAAGCAACACATGTTTGACCCGCCTGAGTTTGACATTCAAACAAAAACAGTGCCGAGCGAATAG
- a CDS encoding tetratricopeptide repeat protein has product MILKERLKNSKGRFIRLTNLVALIVLFFSLSGFSQTNNDLKIIKGLVRDGAFNIAKTKIETFLQNNPQSPDLKQVYSLYFDTLMATRDYTKIHTVADEFYNKFCTQKKDNTCFRALLFNAYAYYFENDFKSVDKVFSKIAIDFKSLKGIDKNLVSQYYLLKGDLSFKRDAFKDAISNYNSFLKLKFDNKVRLKLAISYYHYKKFGKAEKILKKLEKEGFKDPLLNRYLGLVYYGKKKYDIAYKYFSRNKDREDGFFAVHTLVQSAKLKEAFALFRQLIPLPTPTDEERTNFQLSLLLDRGDLLDASNLVEKKSYIEDKEFYLLSFKVFDNLRMYNKAVGFLRKYALVSDTHKDYFKLAEYYLTKLNDMDNALLFYNKCIEKNPEGAFSSIALLNRIKCTLYNGDKEKALTMLADFLKKYGKTSPVTDDAYFVYGKLMLDRGNYPEAIKSFENIILNYQDSPLVNSANYYLAESYFRNGMYKDTVDLIKERFKKQDKKILTLLALAEYLNGDFKSAVSHFSKLKPEGYLKKLYAYSLAKTGKVEEAKKIAGDNKDTLYFSLIYADKKDDAFNLALKSENPRLIYLSALKQSDENMKKLYLVKVLELSSKEDTVRKLALIELEPIVEKTGEYLLIMENEPEYIKNNPEEFHGVQGLLKKAEKYRQKGNIAKAVYFYKMAVENYPEAKGVDKAYYFLFETLKNPPVKYLKKIVETFPDSEYYTLSCYKLGLIHFNNKEYSKAADYFEEVLKHRDKNIEKLLFAVYYYLGICYEQTGQTTKAVENYLEYLKNLPQDVQQLDERIRIALFLQKNGKTKEALDEFLKILPLLKDEDSKAEVTFYIAECYETLGDLNKALENYLSVTYLHPKELMWSTTARFNAAKICEKLGYYDDAIKLYKKIADAYKGQVQGEFARKKLKELEEKNK; this is encoded by the coding sequence ATGATTTTAAAAGAGAGATTGAAAAATTCAAAAGGGAGATTTATCAGGCTTACTAATTTAGTTGCTTTAATTGTATTGTTTTTTTCTCTTTCAGGATTTTCGCAAACAAACAATGATTTAAAGATAATTAAAGGCCTTGTTAGAGACGGGGCCTTTAATATTGCAAAAACCAAAATAGAAACATTTTTGCAAAACAATCCTCAATCTCCTGATTTAAAACAGGTTTATTCCCTTTACTTTGATACCCTTATGGCAACGAGGGACTACACTAAAATCCACACAGTTGCAGATGAGTTTTACAATAAATTCTGCACTCAAAAAAAGGATAATACCTGTTTTAGAGCCTTGCTTTTTAATGCCTATGCCTATTACTTTGAAAATGACTTCAAATCTGTTGATAAAGTTTTTTCAAAGATTGCCATAGATTTTAAATCCCTAAAAGGCATTGATAAAAACCTTGTTTCCCAGTATTACCTTTTGAAAGGGGATTTGTCCTTTAAGAGAGACGCTTTTAAGGATGCTATATCAAATTACAACTCATTTTTGAAACTAAAATTTGATAATAAAGTGAGGCTGAAGCTTGCAATTTCCTATTACCACTATAAAAAATTTGGAAAAGCGGAAAAGATACTTAAAAAACTTGAAAAGGAAGGTTTTAAAGACCCTCTGTTAAACAGGTATTTAGGCCTTGTCTATTACGGAAAGAAAAAGTACGACATTGCATACAAATACTTTTCAAGAAACAAAGACAGGGAAGACGGCTTTTTTGCTGTGCATACCCTTGTGCAATCAGCCAAATTAAAGGAAGCATTTGCATTATTCAGGCAGTTAATTCCTTTGCCAACCCCAACTGATGAGGAGAGAACAAACTTTCAATTATCCCTTTTGTTAGACAGAGGGGATTTGTTAGATGCTTCAAACCTTGTTGAAAAAAAATCCTATATTGAAGATAAAGAATTCTATTTGCTTTCCTTTAAGGTTTTTGACAATTTGAGAATGTACAATAAGGCTGTTGGTTTTTTAAGAAAATACGCATTGGTTTCAGACACCCACAAGGATTACTTTAAGCTTGCAGAGTATTATCTTACAAAACTGAACGATATGGACAATGCCCTGCTTTTTTACAACAAGTGTATTGAGAAAAATCCGGAGGGGGCATTCTCTTCAATTGCCCTTTTAAACAGGATAAAGTGCACCTTATACAACGGGGACAAAGAAAAGGCACTTACAATGCTTGCAGATTTTCTCAAAAAGTACGGGAAAACCTCACCTGTAACAGACGACGCTTACTTTGTTTACGGCAAGCTTATGCTTGACAGGGGAAATTACCCTGAGGCAATAAAATCTTTTGAAAACATTATTCTAAACTATCAGGATTCACCCCTTGTAAACTCAGCAAACTATTACCTTGCTGAAAGTTACTTCAGAAATGGAATGTACAAAGATACAGTCGATTTAATAAAAGAGAGGTTTAAAAAACAGGATAAAAAAATCTTAACTCTCCTTGCCCTTGCAGAATACTTAAACGGTGATTTTAAATCTGCCGTTAGCCATTTTTCAAAACTGAAACCTGAAGGATATTTGAAAAAATTATACGCCTATTCTTTAGCAAAAACTGGGAAGGTTGAAGAGGCAAAAAAAATTGCGGGAGACAACAAAGACACCCTTTACTTTTCTTTAATCTATGCTGATAAAAAAGATGATGCCTTTAATTTAGCATTAAAATCTGAAAACCCCCGCTTGATATACCTTTCCGCCTTAAAACAGAGTGATGAAAATATGAAAAAACTATACCTTGTTAAGGTACTTGAACTTTCTTCAAAGGAGGATACAGTCAGGAAATTAGCCTTAATTGAGCTTGAGCCGATAGTTGAAAAGACAGGGGAATACCTGCTTATTATGGAAAATGAGCCGGAGTACATAAAAAACAACCCTGAAGAATTCCACGGAGTGCAGGGATTGTTGAAAAAGGCGGAAAAGTACAGGCAAAAGGGAAACATTGCAAAAGCGGTTTACTTTTACAAAATGGCTGTTGAAAACTATCCTGAGGCAAAGGGAGTTGACAAGGCATACTATTTTCTCTTTGAAACCCTTAAAAACCCCCCTGTAAAATATTTAAAGAAAATTGTTGAAACCTTCCCTGACAGCGAATACTATACTTTATCCTGCTATAAGTTAGGCTTAATACACTTTAACAACAAGGAGTACTCAAAGGCGGCAGATTACTTTGAAGAAGTGTTAAAGCACAGGGACAAAAACATAGAGAAATTACTCTTTGCTGTTTATTATTACCTTGGAATTTGTTACGAACAAACAGGGCAAACAACAAAGGCTGTTGAAAACTATCTTGAGTATTTGAAAAATTTACCGCAGGATGTACAACAGTTAGACGAGAGGATAAGGATTGCACTGTTTTTGCAGAAAAACGGCAAAACAAAAGAGGCATTGGACGAGTTTTTGAAAATATTACCCCTCTTGAAAGACGAGGATTCAAAGGCTGAGGTTACCTTTTACATTGCAGAATGCTATGAAACTTTGGGAGACTTAAACAAAGCCCTTGAAAATTACCTTTCAGTAACCTATCTCCACCCGAAAGAGTTAATGTGGTCAACAACTGCAAGGTTTAACGCAGCAAAGATATGCGAAAAGTTAGGATATTACGACGATGCAATTAAACTTTATAAAAAGATAGCAGACGCATACAAAGGTCAGGTTCAGGGGGAATTTGCAAGAAAGAAACTGAAGGAACTTGAAGAAAAAAACAAATAG
- a CDS encoding secretin N-terminal domain-containing protein, whose protein sequence is MKKLLLIFSIILTVSCAKVSAPPKTVLFDDSKKHKPKEQSGEMIAVEKEKSNFSIEDRGKGQAFKSIISKPMSGAKISKTKTEKGEAPVLNFEDASLREVIKVIADYKKWNYVIDPSVPDKGINIKINTVVKDQEIDDLLNLLLSIYDVAMVDRDGVKYFSLAKDSVVKSSAPLTYGNVISPALRGEDVVAQVVPLHFIAPKDMANISKEFLSSSGKIIEDPALSYMVVIDRKPYVRRILEMVKIFDINIFKQMNTTLIKFENADADNVRDNIQKILEGYPGLSKDKYYLLTIKDLNALLCITSVKEISDEVKYWAKKFERESERGEAQIFVYHCENSDAKDLSNILKELYSDEQKTYTNKAGKGELKPVLKGGLSMITDETNNSIIFKCTKRDYKIIEKTLKKLDVPKKQVLIEVMILDLALDNQFSYGFGWALTHKNLLGDVSNLHTPAWQLNYPETKNALQGSYSFIFDRFVLDSVLNSNVMKSRTNVLSTPHILVLDNESATIKVGEQISVRANSVQTPATVTGGTTNVNPFYAANSYQYLSTGIQLKVKPSISSNGVVRLEINQTYSTPGTPASPEQNPPIKDRSLTTIVNVPDGKSVLLGGLIQESKVDSSSEVPGLNKLPLVKYLFKNKSTSRKKSELIIIITPHVIYDYSDTERLTNDFKREIEKFKREIYQAY, encoded by the coding sequence ATGAAGAAGTTATTACTAATCTTTTCAATTATTTTAACAGTTTCATGTGCAAAGGTAAGTGCACCACCAAAAACTGTATTATTTGATGACTCTAAAAAACATAAACCAAAAGAACAAAGCGGAGAGATGATTGCTGTTGAAAAAGAAAAATCTAACTTTTCTATTGAAGACAGAGGAAAAGGGCAGGCCTTTAAATCAATTATTTCAAAACCAATGAGTGGAGCAAAAATCTCTAAAACTAAAACTGAAAAGGGAGAGGCTCCTGTTTTGAATTTTGAAGATGCCTCTTTAAGAGAAGTGATTAAGGTTATAGCAGATTACAAAAAATGGAATTATGTTATAGACCCGTCTGTCCCGGACAAAGGTATAAATATTAAAATTAACACTGTTGTAAAAGATCAGGAAATAGATGACTTATTAAACCTTCTCCTTTCCATATACGATGTTGCAATGGTAGATAGGGACGGAGTCAAATACTTTTCCCTTGCAAAAGACTCTGTTGTAAAATCAAGCGCTCCATTAACATATGGTAATGTTATTTCCCCGGCATTGAGAGGGGAAGATGTGGTTGCTCAGGTTGTCCCCCTTCATTTTATTGCACCAAAGGATATGGCAAATATTTCTAAAGAGTTTTTGTCATCTTCAGGAAAGATAATAGAAGACCCTGCACTTTCCTATATGGTTGTTATTGACAGAAAGCCCTATGTTAGAAGAATTTTAGAGATGGTGAAAATATTTGATATAAACATCTTTAAGCAGATGAATACAACCTTAATTAAATTTGAAAATGCAGATGCAGACAATGTAAGAGACAATATTCAGAAGATTTTAGAAGGGTATCCTGGCTTATCAAAAGATAAATACTATTTACTTACCATAAAGGACTTAAATGCTTTGCTCTGCATAACATCTGTTAAAGAAATTTCAGATGAGGTTAAGTATTGGGCTAAAAAGTTTGAAAGGGAAAGCGAAAGGGGAGAAGCCCAGATATTTGTCTATCACTGTGAAAACTCAGATGCAAAGGATTTATCAAACATATTGAAGGAGCTCTATTCAGACGAGCAAAAAACTTACACAAACAAAGCTGGAAAAGGTGAACTTAAGCCTGTTTTAAAAGGCGGTTTAAGTATGATTACAGATGAAACAAACAATTCAATAATATTCAAATGCACCAAAAGGGATTACAAGATTATTGAAAAAACCTTGAAAAAACTTGATGTTCCCAAAAAACAGGTTTTAATAGAGGTGATGATACTTGACCTTGCACTTGATAATCAATTTTCATATGGCTTTGGCTGGGCTTTAACCCATAAGAATTTGCTCGGCGATGTTTCTAATCTTCATACGCCAGCATGGCAGTTAAATTATCCTGAAACTAAGAACGCATTGCAGGGCTCATACTCATTTATTTTTGATAGGTTTGTTTTGGACAGTGTTTTGAATTCAAATGTAATGAAAAGCAGAACAAATGTTCTATCCACCCCTCACATTCTTGTTCTTGATAATGAATCTGCAACTATTAAGGTAGGTGAGCAGATTTCCGTAAGGGCAAACTCTGTTCAAACTCCTGCAACTGTGACAGGTGGAACAACAAATGTAAACCCCTTTTACGCTGCAAACAGCTATCAATACCTGTCAACAGGTATTCAATTAAAGGTTAAACCTTCTATCAGTTCAAACGGAGTAGTTAGGCTTGAAATAAACCAGACTTATTCAACCCCGGGAACACCGGCAAGTCCTGAACAGAACCCTCCCATAAAGGACAGAAGCCTTACCACAATTGTAAATGTGCCTGACGGGAAGTCTGTTTTGCTTGGTGGGTTAATTCAGGAGAGTAAGGTTGATTCATCCTCTGAAGTGCCAGGTTTAAACAAACTACCGCTTGTTAAGTATCTTTTTAAAAACAAAAGCACTTCAAGAAAAAAGAGTGAATTGATAATAATTATAACTCCGCATGTAATTTATGATTACTCGGATACTGAGAGGTTGACAAATGATTTTAAAAGAGAGATTGAAAAATTCAAAAGGGAGATTTATCAGGCTTACTAA
- a CDS encoding PilN domain-containing protein, producing MEFLEKLIKKRFRLIYKDIDIAFKKDNTVSFVDEDEVDDTFYTFGFVPVEYSVMYSLILPAAAEEHVDEIVKNFVKENEPSDVELKIDYSFVKEKGKLKVLIGVLKSKDYEELRTHFYNHTHTLSGIIPYQMILISHALKNQVKDGLAIFKRDGYILGFLFKDGFPVSFLKVKDREGINVETIANRFLSSERVEEETKIYFFGKEFEGKECDNCVFLEKEINFADDFCFLIDSKTLPIVNYLPPKERKVIRRWWRYIIASIIIVACVIYSGMFLKDYFTLRKEVNGLKSNFEAKKKIALELRKKAGNIEELKTMVNYFTKIEKEKKKILILLEELTRKIPKDAYLTRISINFRGELELNGKAKDVYAVVKALNNSKYFRNVEKKSSRESGDYTIFIIRGKVVY from the coding sequence ATGGAATTTTTAGAAAAACTTATTAAGAAAAGATTCAGGCTAATTTACAAAGACATTGATATAGCCTTTAAAAAGGACAATACAGTTTCATTTGTTGATGAAGATGAGGTTGATGATACCTTTTACACTTTTGGGTTTGTGCCAGTTGAGTACTCAGTCATGTATTCTCTTATCCTTCCAGCTGCGGCAGAGGAGCATGTTGATGAGATAGTTAAAAACTTTGTAAAAGAAAATGAGCCTTCAGATGTTGAATTAAAGATTGATTATTCTTTTGTTAAGGAAAAGGGCAAGTTAAAGGTGCTTATAGGGGTGTTGAAATCTAAAGATTATGAAGAATTAAGAACTCATTTTTACAACCATACCCATACATTAAGCGGTATTATTCCCTATCAGATGATTTTAATATCCCATGCACTCAAAAACCAGGTAAAGGACGGGCTTGCTATTTTTAAAAGAGATGGATACATATTGGGGTTTTTATTCAAAGATGGTTTTCCTGTTTCTTTTTTAAAGGTAAAAGACAGGGAAGGGATTAATGTTGAGACTATTGCAAACAGGTTTTTATCATCAGAAAGGGTTGAGGAAGAAACCAAAATCTATTTTTTTGGAAAAGAGTTTGAAGGCAAAGAGTGTGACAATTGTGTTTTCCTTGAGAAAGAAATAAACTTTGCTGACGATTTTTGTTTCCTTATAGATTCAAAAACATTGCCTATTGTAAATTATTTGCCTCCTAAAGAGAGGAAAGTAATTAGAAGGTGGTGGAGGTATATTATTGCCTCCATAATAATTGTTGCCTGTGTGATTTATTCTGGAATGTTTCTAAAAGACTATTTTACTTTGAGAAAGGAAGTCAACGGTTTAAAATCAAACTTTGAAGCCAAGAAAAAAATTGCCCTTGAGTTAAGGAAAAAAGCAGGCAATATTGAGGAATTGAAAACTATGGTGAATTACTTTACAAAGATTGAGAAAGAAAAGAAAAAGATTCTCATTCTTCTTGAAGAGTTAACAAGGAAAATTCCTAAAGATGCTTATTTAACAAGAATTAGCATTAATTTTAGAGGGGAATTAGAGTTAAACGGCAAAGCAAAGGATGTGTATGCCGTGGTTAAGGCTTTAAATAACTCAAAATATTTCAGAAATGTAGAGAAAAAGTCTTCAAGGGAAAGCGGAGACTACACTATTTTTATAATCAGGGGGAAAGTTGTTTACTAA
- a CDS encoding type II secretion system minor pseudopilin, whose protein sequence is MDCSKKKNEKGAILIIVIWIVAAIAIISAILSLRVKVSVRNNAFVKMKTEGFITIHGAIQRALYYHLIKPRLKDLTEEEKRKTVYEYEVNGVKVKVKEIPVSSKLSLKNARPELLKQIFMNYVESEEDAVAIISSIQDWQDADNLENLHGAEDSYYTSLDYPYYTKNKPIENLKELLLIKGITPEMYYGTDNYPGLKNIFTLYDTGSKADINTCSPDMFKVFGIDQETIDRIIERRESEPFKSMTELNEILDSETINQITKYFTIDTRPSIISFKGEVKIGNLNYSLEEVYSFESTLPKLLEIREWNF, encoded by the coding sequence GTGGATTGCTCTAAAAAGAAAAATGAAAAAGGGGCTATTTTAATTATTGTTATATGGATTGTTGCCGCTATTGCTATTATATCTGCAATTTTATCTTTAAGGGTAAAGGTTAGCGTAAGGAATAATGCCTTTGTAAAAATGAAAACCGAGGGTTTTATCACAATTCACGGGGCAATTCAAAGGGCTTTATACTATCATTTAATAAAGCCAAGGCTTAAAGATTTGACAGAAGAAGAAAAAAGAAAAACTGTATACGAGTATGAAGTTAACGGTGTTAAGGTAAAAGTAAAAGAAATTCCTGTTTCTTCCAAACTTTCTTTAAAGAATGCCCGTCCAGAATTACTGAAACAAATTTTCATGAACTATGTTGAAAGCGAGGAAGACGCAGTGGCAATTATCTCTTCAATTCAGGACTGGCAGGATGCCGATAACCTTGAAAATTTACACGGGGCAGAAGACTCATACTATACCAGTCTTGATTACCCCTATTACACAAAAAACAAACCTATCGAGAACTTAAAAGAATTGCTTTTAATAAAGGGGATTACCCCTGAAATGTACTACGGCACAGACAATTATCCAGGATTAAAGAATATTTTTACCTTATACGATACAGGTTCAAAGGCGGATATAAATACCTGTTCTCCTGATATGTTTAAAGTATTTGGAATTGACCAGGAAACAATTGATAGAATTATTGAAAGAAGAGAGAGTGAGCCTTTTAAGAGTATGACAGAGTTAAATGAGATACTTGATAGTGAAACAATAAATCAGATAACTAAATATTTTACAATAGACACAAGACCATCTATAATTAGCTTTAAAGGTGAGGTAAAGATAGGGAATTTAAACTATTCCCTTGAAGAAGTTTATAGTTTTGAATCCACACTTCCGAAACTATTGGAGATAAGAGAATGGAATTTTTAG
- a CDS encoding prepilin-type N-terminal cleavage/methylation domain-containing protein has product MKQKNKGFTLVELIIAIAITGIITVTIFQIFGGVVLNWKKAEDRMSQNYKINNLYILLSKKLDELYQYKAVKDPEKYFDGQEDSILFISFYSVKVPYFPVTTKIYLDNEKNLIMEETPFFFDRPDAVIPEPVKMTLWKDVDDFKIFYLTNDRTKRKGSVWENRYEKSLNRAKVLIAVRMDIVLKSGQEITVFSYLKGGKDSKGVSGGLL; this is encoded by the coding sequence TTGAAACAAAAAAATAAAGGGTTTACCCTTGTAGAGCTAATAATTGCCATAGCAATTACTGGCATTATAACCGTAACTATTTTTCAGATATTTGGCGGAGTAGTTTTAAACTGGAAAAAAGCTGAAGATAGAATGTCTCAAAACTATAAAATTAACAACCTCTATATCCTTCTTTCAAAAAAGTTAGACGAATTGTACCAGTATAAGGCTGTTAAAGACCCTGAAAAGTACTTTGACGGGCAGGAGGACTCAATACTTTTTATCAGTTTTTATTCTGTAAAAGTGCCTTACTTTCCTGTTACCACAAAGATTTATCTGGATAATGAAAAAAATTTAATAATGGAAGAGACTCCATTTTTCTTTGATAGGCCTGATGCGGTTATTCCAGAGCCTGTTAAAATGACTCTCTGGAAAGATGTTGATGATTTCAAAATTTTTTACCTTACAAATGACAGAACAAAAAGAAAGGGCTCTGTATGGGAAAACAGGTATGAAAAGAGCTTAAACAGGGCAAAGGTATTGATAGCTGTTAGAATGGACATTGTTTTAAAAAGCGGCCAGGAGATAACTGTATTCTCTTATTTAAAGGGTGGAAAAGACAGCAAAGGAGTGTCAGGTGGATTGCTCTAA
- a CDS encoding type II secretion system protein: MRKNAGFTLVEIMVAVAILAIASVAVLRYFSQSLYSLGKSSASTRYSYNLKFYFTEAIRKKNLPITAEDYDDSDSYTFEDSRFRYIFEFEKAPFVEDYDVRLIGIDALKINITVKDKNTGKSVYKGEAYHLFETKK; the protein is encoded by the coding sequence ATGAGAAAGAATGCAGGATTTACCCTTGTTGAAATTATGGTTGCAGTTGCTATACTGGCAATTGCTTCTGTTGCTGTTTTAAGGTATTTTTCCCAGAGTTTATACTCTCTCGGGAAATCTTCTGCTTCAACAAGATACTCTTACAATCTAAAGTTTTACTTTACTGAAGCAATAAGGAAGAAGAATTTGCCGATTACAGCTGAAGATTACGATGATTCAGATAGCTACACTTTTGAAGACTCAAGATTCAGGTATATTTTTGAATTTGAAAAGGCGCCTTTTGTTGAGGATTACGATGTCAGACTTATAGGAATTGATGCTTTGAAGATAAACATTACGGTTAAAGACAAAAATACAGGAAAGTCTGTTTACAAAGGGGAGGCTTACCATTTATTTGAAACAAAAAAATAA
- a CDS encoding type IV pilin protein: protein MEQRVEKATTPISLHGSRNKGFTLMELMVVLIIIAIMSAVVYPYFKKGMESIKSQREKAYLELFFKRALILSRFDRRAKIVSLGNNGSLLLDGKKPKKSIDGVKELKMNGKKVKSIAILPASFYTITIVFDKYNYSFDLYTGEIELKKD, encoded by the coding sequence ATGGAGCAGAGGGTGGAGAAGGCAACAACGCCGATATCACTTCATGGCAGCAGGAATAAAGGCTTTACCTTAATGGAACTCATGGTGGTGTTGATTATTATCGCCATCATGAGTGCAGTAGTTTATCCATATTTTAAAAAAGGGATGGAGTCTATAAAATCACAGAGGGAAAAGGCTTATCTTGAGCTTTTTTTTAAGAGGGCCCTTATCCTATCAAGGTTTGATAGAAGGGCAAAAATTGTTAGTTTAGGCAATAATGGGAGTTTGCTTTTAGATGGGAAAAAACCTAAAAAATCCATAGATGGGGTTAAAGAATTAAAGATGAATGGGAAGAAGGTTAAATCCATTGCAATACTTCCTGCGTCCTTCTATACAATTACGATTGTTTTTGACAAATACAATTATTCCTTTGACTTGTACACAGGGGAAATTGAGTTGAAAAAAGATTAG